CCCGTCGGCTGAACACATCGACGACCGCCGCGAGGTAGACGAATCCACGTCGCATCGGAATGTAGCTGATGTCCATTGCCCAGACCTGGTTCGGCCGCTCGATCTTCAATCCGCGCAATAGGTACGGGTAGATCTTGTGGCCCGGTGCGGGCTTGCTCGTGTTCGGACGGCGATAGATCGCCTCGATCCCCATGCGCTTCATCAGCGTCGCGACGTGGCGGCGGCCAATCTGCATGCCCTCACGCTGCAACAGCGATCGCAGCATGCGCGCCCCTGCGAAGGGATAATCGAGGTGCAGCTCATCGAGCCGGCGCATCAAGACAAGGTCCTCGGCCGAAACCGGCCGAGGTTCATAGTAAACCGTACTGCGGGCAAGGTTCAGGACCTTCGCCTGGCGCACGACAGACAGATCATGGTCGCGGTCGATCATCGCTTTGCGCTCAGCAGGCCCGCCTTGGTGAGCGCGCCGGACAAAAAATCGTTCTCCAACGCAAGCTCGCCGATCTTGGCATGTAACGCCTTCAAATCGACCGGCGCCTCGGCCGGTCCGTTGTCCTGCCCAAACACTCCGGCGGCGCCTTCCAGGAGTTGGGTCTTCCAGGTCGTGATCTGGTTCGGATGGACATCAAACAATTGCGCCAGCTCGGCCAACGTCTTCTCCCCCTTCACGGCCGCCAAAGCCACCTTTGCCTTGAATGCCGGAGAATGCGTCCGGCGACTCCTCTTCGTCATCTTCGCTCCTGATTCGCGGCAAGAAGCCTCGCCGCTCTCAGGCAGAAAATCCACTCAAGCTACTGTCCGAATTTGCGGAGCCAGCTCTAACGTCTTCTTGGCCCAGTCGGCAGGGCTTCCTGACTGCCACTGCGTCTGCTGATCCTTCGTGATATGCCCGATGAGATCGGAGGCAATCGTCTGTGAAATCGGGCCCCAGCTGGTCTACAAATTCGGGATCCCAGAAATGATAGCGATTGTCTGCACTGAGACAACGGTGACCGTCGCCGCGGGTACGCGCCGCGCGGCTAGCGGCTGGCATTGCAAACATCGACCACCAGGGACCTGTCCACCGATGGCGTCGGCACTACACAGGTTGTCGACGGCGCCGCGATGCAATCGCAGCGTCACAGGCCTGAGACATGCGGTGCTTAAAGTAAAAAAGACTACCGCGGAATATCGTTATGGCACGTACCTTCTCTCAGTGGCTCGGCGACTACTCTGATGCAATGGGTCTGGATGACGTTGGCAGATTCATGCTGGATCGAACACTGATTGTGCACGAAGTTATTTGCACGTTCGTTCATCCCTGCGGGGACCTGCACGACATAGCAGCCGTGCTACTCGACGCAGGCATGATTTCGACGGTCGCCAAGCATGATTTGGTTGAGCTGGCATTATCCCGAAATCTCGAGAACTTCCTGCTTGGTGCACCGCTGTTCTTCGTCAACCCGTCGAGTCAACACCTTGTCCTGGGTCAGAAGTTCGAGTTTGCACAGATCGACCCGTCGACATTCGCGCCGTTGCTTGATGCGCTCGCACTGCAGGCCAAAGCTTGGCGTGACGGGGGGAACGCCGCGCGATGACGGACAATTCAAATATCGCGGATTGTCCAGCGGCGACTGAGGCGCGATGCGGGTGCGCAAGCGATCCAACCCCTCAAGACAAAGCCGCTGCAGGCCAAGGCCAGGAGGAACAGGCCGGGCGCTGCGCGACAATTGACATTTCAAATGTGGCGGACCGCACGGAGACGGGGCCGGGCGAGTGCACAGGTGACACCCCCTCTATACGCATGTGGGAACGCATGTGGGATCGTGGCAGCGCGAGCGGGCCGCCGACGCTGACCGATGGCCAGCGACGAGCGCACGAAAGTGCATCTGAACAACTGTCAATCGCCTGTGAAATTGTCGCTGAGGGGACATCAGACTCTGAAGATCCACACGCCGAACAGGACGTTGCTGAACACGCAGAGCCGCCGTTCCTGGACGGAGTATTGCTGCCAACAGATGTGGACGCCCGGACGGAGCATCAAGACGCTCCCCCTGCTGGCCGCGCTCGATGGTGGGCTTGGACGGCCGCGCTATTGGGTGCGAACGGAGCATGGGGGGCGTCCGAGACCTTTGTTGGCCGCCTCGGTGAGGCTTTGGTGAGCGTACTTTCCGGTCACCCGGAAGATCCACGGAAGGTCAACGATTTGGCGATGGCGGCACATGCTACGGTCAACCTGGCGATGGGATTGGTCGCGGGTGCACGAGCGGGCTTGCACGTCTGGCGGGGGAGAGGCAATGCGGAAGCCTATCGGACGGGGTTTCGCGGTGAGCGGTCAGCGCTATCGCCGGCCCTCGCGATGGCGGGAACCCCTACCGTGCCCGCAAGCCAGCTCCTGCGTCTCTTGTTCAGCGCGATAGCGGCCGTGCTGACATTCGTCCTCGCGGCGCGCACCGGCATGATCGCGCTTTGGTACCTTCGAACCTCATCGGACGACAAGGTCAGCGCCTACCAAGCCGTGATTTTGTCCAACGCCAACACAGTCTACTGCTACAGTCGTGAGGTCATGAACCTCGTTGCTTTTGTCTTCGAGCTTGTTTCGCACGACGCCCTGCTGAGTCGGCCAGGATTTGCGGGCAGTATCGTCGAATACGGCGGCAACTGGGCAGTACAACGCTGGGCACGAAAGCGCTACCGCATCGACCCGGCTCGAGGCTCGGACCTTCGCTGGCCACCAATGTCCGCTTTAGCCGAGGCCGTCGACGTTGCCTTTATCTCCGCTGCTGCTCGTCTTGCCGAGCCGGACAGGCCCGTACGAATTTGGCGTGGTCGTCTGGCCGAGCGGGCCTCTGCCGAGGCAGATCCGCAGTCAACGCTTACCAACATTGATGCAATCGATCGGGTGACACAACGTGCCGTTGGTCGGCAACTTGTTGGCGAAATCTCGAATGTCCTGCCCGCGGAATTGCGCTTGCCATTGCTCGGGCTGCTGGCTGCGGGAACGCATTTGCGCGAACTGGCCTGGCAAGCCGAAAACGCCAGTCGTGGCCATGGTTCCGGGAGGCTCCCTAGTGATCTCGAGGCGCTGCCGCTCGTCGGGGGGCCGCCAAATGCAGGCCGTAGTGGGGTTCCGCCCACGCTGCGGCAAGAAGGTCAAGAAGGTATGGAGCTCCCGTCCCGAGGAGATGAGCGACCGGCGACTCCTGGATCCAGCGCCGCTTGGAGCCACTTGGATCTGCCAACCCAGTTGTCGGACCCCGCGGTTGACATACAGGCCAGCGTGCACGCGGAAGACTTGCCGCATGCAGACGACTTCACAAATATCGTCGGTCTGGGATGGGACCATAGTTGCCAATCAGCCCCCGATGTCCTGATCGGCTCATTGAACGGAAAAGGCCTCCTGCCGACGTCACCCCTCCAGTCACGAGCACATATTTACATCCATGGTCGTCCTTACACGCCGCAGCTGGGGCAAGGAACAGGGCAGGCGACCCCAAACAATCCGGCGGGACTTGGCGCTACGCTCATCCCTGGACGTGGGCTCGAATCCCACGCGCCCGTAGCAGCGGGGCATCGAAGGTTTCGCGGGGGATATGGAAAAAACATCGACACCGCCATCGACCAGGGCTGCGACGTCTGCGATGCCGACAGAGGATGCCAAAGGCTGTGGACTCTGGTCGTGTTTCAAGTCAGGGCTTGGCAAAGCCCTCCGAGGAAGTCGTCGCGAAAACTCGTCCGAGCGTCCGGATCAACGGGATGAACAGGCCTGCGGATCGGGCATCCCAGTGCAGCCTCCGCTGGCGCTCCGCCGCACGGAGTGGCTGGGTGACGAGCATATCACAGCGGATTACACGCTCCTGGAGCGGGAGTTGCAGAGGGACAATCCGGATCTCGCCGCCCGCACGCGGTTCCTGCGGCCCGCGCCGGCTCATTTGCTGCGCTTGACCGACGACCCGAGCGTCCTGCAGGAAACCTTGCAGGTGATCGTCAATGACGCGCATGGTAACGATACCGCCAACTTCCTGTTCGTGCCAGTGAACAATGGCGGTGCCAGTAGCGACGGTACGCATTGGTCGCTGCTACTCGTTGATCGCCGCGAGCCGGAAGGGATCGTTGCCTATCACTACGACTCATTTCGGAAACCTTCTCACGGCGCCGCGGCAAGACAGCTTGCAGTAAGGCTGGGCGCTCGCCTCGAGACCGCCCGCATAACCCAGCAGCGGAACCATTATGAATGCGGCGTCTTTGTGGTGGACGCCACACGGACGCTGGTTGGACGATTGGCGGAAGGACAGCGGCCTGATGACCAGCCGCTTCACCTCGACAACCTCGTGGCCGATCGGCGGGCGCTCCGGGATCGACTGAGCGGTCGTCCGCATTCGCAACGCCGAACTCGCTGATACGCTCGGGCTGATGGAGCTGACTGGCGCGTCTCTGCCGGCGACGCTGGGGACAAACAATCTAATCTACTCGTGCGCGGCGAGTTCGATGATCGTCGCTGTGTCGATGATCCTGCCGGCCAGGTCCTTGATCTGGATATCGTTCCCGGATTCGGCCAGTTCATCGGCCTTGGCGAGAGCCTGCTTTGCGGAGGAAACGACAACCCTGACAGCTTTCACGAGATGAGTTTGTATTTCTTGCTCGGCTTCCGGTGTGGCTGCACCTCCGGATCGGACGTCCGGTGGTTGAGCGCCCGCATGATGCCGATCCAAGCGAACATCGTAGGACCACCTTGCTCGGCCACAAGGATTAGCGCCTCCATAGCCGCTTGCCATTCCGGAGCGTCATGTACGGGCTTGAGAGGCTCGGCGATGTACTCGCCAGCGTCGCGCAGCGACACCAGCTCGCCGCCACGCACTTTGATCGGATCGTCAAAATGGGCGGCCCCACCCCCGATCTGTCATTCCTAGCGTTTAGCGCTAGGGGCGCTTTTTTGTCCACAGTGTCAATCGCGACACGCAGCGTCGGCGCGACTCGCCGTGTCCTTCATGGCGCTTTCTCCCTTAGCCTTGAGCCCGTCGCGAATGGCGGGCTCCCTTCGATAGCGCCTCAGTTGGCGGTCTCGGCCTGTAGGAGCCGGACATAGTTCCCGCTCTCATGCAACTCCAGCCAGCCGTGCTCGACCGCTGTCTTGATGCCGACGGCGAACTCCTCGCCGCTGGCGTTCAGCGTGTAGAGGAAAGGGGCACTAATCTTCTCGATATGGATGCGGCCGTCCTGGACAGGCTCAATGCTCTTTGCGAGTTCGACCAACTTGCGCGCTGCCGCTTCAGGATTGGCGAGGGGGCGTTCGGCGGTGAGTTTCATGCGGCGATCAGGCGGTGGGCGGAGCGAAAGTGGGAATCGAGAATTGGGTTGCTGATTGCCTCACCGCAGAAGCAGCGCGCAATCCCGTCCGGTCTCTGTGGGCAGCGGCAGCGCCTGATCATGCATCCGGTCCTTCCAGTCGGTCCAGTCGCGTTGCCGGCGCCAAGCCTAGTGATCGGCCTCCGTGCGCGCGCTACGCGAAGTGATGGACCGGAATCCCGTTGCAGGTGACCGTGAGCCAGCCGGGCGGATCTATGGTCGGCGCGGTAACGACCGGCAAATATTCGATTGCGGTAACCGAGAAACAGGAAGAGACTTTCACGGTCGGACCCAACAAGCCTCCACGGCTATCACCGAAGGAGGAGGGAATGACCGCTCATAATCCCCTGGTACGAGGAGAATCGCTCGTTCTTTGATCCAGCGCAACAGCAGCCGCTTCTTAGATGGCTTAGTTGCGTTTTGCTGTGAGTGTCCAACGGCGGGCAGATGGAAATGTCGCGCAGCATGCGACTCGACATCCTCGCGATCCTGATCGCGTTAGCGGCATTGTTTCTTGTTCGCGGGCACAATGCGGACGGATCTAAACTGGTTGCAGGCGGCGCCCCGGAAGGACATCGCCTCGCGGAAGCGTGGTGCAAGTCGTGTCATGCAATCCAACCGCAGATCGCAGGAATGTCGGATCAGGCACCGCCTTTCGCGGCAATCGCAAACAGGCCTGGAACGACCGCGCTTTCGCTGAAGGTATTTCTGAAGACCAGCCACCAGAACATGCCGAATTTGGTCATCGCGCCTGATCAGGCCGAAGCTCTCGCCAATTACATCCTTAGCCTAAGAACTATGGACTAGAGTGCTTATCGGCGCGATCGAGCCCTGCC
This region of Bradyrhizobium sp. CCGUVB1N3 genomic DNA includes:
- a CDS encoding c-type cytochrome, translated to MRLDILAILIALAALFLVRGHNADGSKLVAGGAPEGHRLAEAWCKSCHAIQPQIAGMSDQAPPFAAIANRPGTTALSLKVFLKTSHQNMPNLVIAPDQAEALANYILSLRTMD
- a CDS encoding IS3 family transposase (programmed frameshift), which gives rise to MTKRSRRTHSPAFKAKVALAAVKGEKTLAELAQLFDVHPNQITTWKTQLLEGAAGVFGQDNGPAEAPVDLKALHAKIGELALENGFFVRRAHQGGPAERKAMIDRDHDLSVVRQAKVLNLARSTVYYEPRPVSAEDLVLMRRLDELHLDYPFAGARMLRSLLQREGMQIGRRHVATLMKRMGIEAIYRRPNTSKPAPGHKIYPYLLRGLKIERPNQVWAMDISYIPMRRGFVYLAAVVDVFSRRVLVHRVSITMETIFCVEALQEALAKHGRPEIFNTDQGSQFTSLDFTGVLLDANIAISMDGKGAWRDNVFVERLWRTVKYEEVYLRAYDSVLEARASISKYLAFYNRGRPHSSLDERTPDEAYFGAQTMVTAA
- a CDS encoding Ulp1 family isopeptidase; amino-acid sequence: MQPPLALRRTEWLGDEHITADYTLLERELQRDNPDLAARTRFLRPAPAHLLRLTDDPSVLQETLQVIVNDAHGNDTANFLFVPVNNGGASSDGTHWSLLLVDRREPEGIVAYHYDSFRKPSHGAAARQLAVRLGARLETARITQQRNHYECGVFVVDATRTLVGRLAEGQRPDDQPLHLDNLVADRRALRDRLSGRPHSQRRTR
- a CDS encoding CesT family type III secretion system chaperone, with amino-acid sequence MARTFSQWLGDYSDAMGLDDVGRFMLDRTLIVHEVICTFVHPCGDLHDIAAVLLDAGMISTVAKHDLVELALSRNLENFLLGAPLFFVNPSSQHLVLGQKFEFAQIDPSTFAPLLDALALQAKAWRDGGNAAR